A stretch of the Bradyrhizobium arachidis genome encodes the following:
- a CDS encoding SMP-30/gluconolactonase/LRE family protein: MIEQVPTSVLCDEHCHLGEGPTYDPATDTAWWFDIREAKLFEAHLGSGALRIHNLGRMASALGRIDAERQLIVAEDGLYIRRIADGAMTLYRPLEADNPRTRSNDSRVHPSGTFWIGTMGKKAEPLSGAIYALHRGEISTLYPGVTIPNSICFSPDGATGYFADTGRNELFSVALDPATGLPRGEPKLLVRHRGIGGIDGSVVDADGLIWNARWGGGCVDVYSPQGELLRSLRVPALQSSCPAFVGPGLSHLLVTSAWQDMDEAARAADPQAGCTFLLEASAHGRAEPDVKLA; this comes from the coding sequence ATGATCGAGCAGGTGCCGACATCAGTCCTGTGCGACGAGCATTGCCATCTCGGCGAAGGGCCGACCTACGATCCGGCCACCGACACGGCGTGGTGGTTCGACATTCGCGAGGCAAAGCTGTTCGAGGCGCATCTCGGCAGCGGTGCGCTCCGGATCCACAATCTCGGCCGGATGGCGAGCGCGCTCGGCCGCATCGACGCCGAGCGCCAGTTGATCGTCGCGGAAGACGGCCTCTACATCCGCCGTATCGCCGATGGCGCGATGACGCTCTATCGTCCGCTCGAAGCCGACAATCCCCGCACGCGCTCCAACGATTCCCGCGTTCATCCCTCCGGCACGTTCTGGATCGGCACGATGGGAAAGAAGGCGGAGCCCCTGTCCGGTGCGATCTATGCGCTGCATCGTGGGGAGATCTCGACGCTGTATCCCGGCGTCACCATTCCGAATTCGATCTGCTTCTCGCCTGACGGTGCGACCGGCTACTTTGCCGACACCGGCCGCAACGAGCTCTTTAGCGTCGCGCTCGACCCTGCGACGGGATTGCCGCGCGGTGAGCCAAAACTGCTGGTACGCCACCGCGGCATCGGCGGCATCGACGGCTCCGTGGTCGATGCCGACGGCCTGATCTGGAATGCGCGCTGGGGCGGCGGCTGCGTCGACGTCTACAGCCCGCAAGGCGAGCTCCTGCGCTCGCTGCGCGTTCCCGCCTTGCAATCGAGCTGTCCGGCCTTTGTCGGGCCGGGTCTGTCGCATCTTCTCGTCACCTCGGCATGGCAGGATATGGACGAGGCGGCGCGCGCTGCCGATCCGCAAGCCGGCTGCACCTTTCTGTTGGAGGCTTCCGCGCACGGTCGCGCGGAACCCGACGTCAAGCTCGCATAG